GCCCCGCAAACCCTCGCGCTGCTGCGCCTGGGTAGCCTGCTACGGGCGCGTGGCTACCACTTCGTCACCCCGACTCCGCTCACCCATGAACGGGTCAATCAGCGTGCGGACAACGCCATGGCGAACGACCTGCGCGACGTGTTCGGCTGGAGTCGCCCCTTCGCCGACGGCACGCTCGATGAGGAAATCGTCGCAGCCATGCGTGAAGCGCAGGTCCTGCAGTCTCATGCGCTGGGCTGGATCAGCCAGGTACGTTTCTCCAGCCTGGGGGACGAACTCTACGTGCACTCGCGCTTTCCCACCGAGGAGAGCGACGCGGTGTTCTTCGGCCCCGATACCTATCGATTCACCCGCTGGCTGCGCGAATACCTGAAGCACGCGGATCAGCCGTTGCGGCGCATTGCCGATATCGGCTGCGGCGCCGGCCCAGGTGCGATCACCGCGGCGCAGTTGCGCCCGGGGGCCGAAGTCATCGCACTGGATATAAACCCCAGGGCACTGGCCATGACTGCGGTGAATGCGCGCCAGGCCGGTATCGACAACCTGCGTGTTCAGCGCAGCGACCTGCTGCGAGATGTGCCGGGCCAGTTCGATCTGATCATCGCCAACCCGCCCTACATGCTCGACCCGCAGCAGCGGACCTATCGCCACGGCGGTGGCTCGCACGGCGCCGGGTTGTCCCTGGCGATCTTCGACGCGGCAATGGAGCGACTGGCACCTGGCGGTACATTGCTGCTCTATACCGGTGTGGCGATCTTCGATGGGGAGGACCCATTCCTCAATGCAATTCGCCTGTCACTTCGCGATACCGGCTGGGACTGGGACTACCAGGAAATCGATCCGGACGTGTTCGGCGAAGAGCTGCAGAAAACCGAGTATGCTCAGGCCGAACGCATTGCCTGCGTAGCCTTGCGCCTGACCTATCAGGCCAGTTCGCAAGGCTAAAGCCGCGCCTGCGAATGGCAGGCGCGGCTTTTTCTTTCCAAGGATGCTCAGGCTGCCTTGGCCTCGACACTGCTCTTCAAATACTTGCGCAGTACCTCCATGGACTCGCCCAGCTCCTGCAACTGCTGTTTGCTCAGCAGCTTGCGGGCCTGAGGGAACATGTCGCGCTCCTCTTCCTCGATGTGGTGTTCGAGCAGCTCCTTGAGCACTTTGACCCGGCCCGCGAACTCGAGGGCGGACGGCGGAGTCTCCTTGATGTCGGGCAACACCAGCGCTTCCACGGCGCGGTGCTCTTCCTTGGCCTCGGTGGTCAGCACTGCTTCGTCCTTGTTGCCCGCCTGCCTGAATGCCGGATAGAAGATCTGCTCTTCGAGCTCGGTATGGATCTTCAGTTCCTGTTCGATCCTGGCCAGCAGCTTCTTGCGTGTCTGCACCGCTCGCTCGGTGGTTTCTTCGAGCTTGCTCAGCAGGTCTTTGACGGTATCGTGGTCCTTCTTCAGCAGTTCGATGGCATTCATCGTCTTGCTCTCCTCAGGTCTGCCAATCACATCGTTGGAAATGCCAGGGCCCGCTTCAAGCGGGCCCTGGGTAGCGGTCACGAATCGCGAGCGCCGTGGCTTTTCTGGCCACCCTTGCGTCCTGCCTCGGAAGCTCTCTGGCGGTCATTGGCGAAATTGCCACCGCTGTTGTGGCCACCTTTGCGGCCGGCCTCCGAGGCCCTCTGACGATCATTTGCGAAGTTACCCGGATTTTTGTTGGTCGCCATTACTGGTACCTCCTGAGAATTTTTCGCGAGGCGGATTTGCCTCTACATAATTTCAGGCAGGCGCTTCGCCGAGTTGTTCAGGCTTTTTTCATCAGCCATTGACCACGCTGCCACCGTTGACATGGAGCATCTGCCCGGTGACGTAAGAGGCGTCGTTGCTTGCCAGATAGACGAATGCCGGCGCGACCTCCGAGGGCTGTCCGGGACGTCCCAATGGCGTGTCGGCGCCAAACTCGGAAACCTTCTCGGCACTGAAGGTCGACGGGATCAGGGGCGTCCAGATCGGCCCCGGGGCAACACCATTGACCCGTATGCCACGCGGCGCCAGGTTGATCGACAGCGAGCGGGTGAACGAAGTGATCGCACCCTTGGTGGAGGAATAGTCGAGCAGCATGGGATTGCCCTTGTAGGCCGTCACCGAACTGGTGTTGATGATGCTCGAGCCCGGCTGCAGATGCTGCAGCACGGCCTTGGTCAGATGAAACATGGCGAAGATGTTGGTGCGAAAGGTCTGCTCCCACTGCGCCTCGTCGAGTGCTTCGAGGTCGCGCTCGGGGTGCTGCTCGCCGGCGTTGTTGACCAGGATGTCGATGCGTCCCCACTTGGCGATCACCGCATCGACCACGCACTGACAGAAGCTGCCGTCGCCCACGTCTCCGGCCAGGGCGATGGCCTCGCCACCGTGCCGCTTCACTTCATCGAGGGTTTTCTGCGCGTCCTGGTCTTCATTGAGATAGACCAGAGCGACGTTGGCGCCCTCCAAAGCGTAGTGCACGGCAACGGCGCGACCAATGCCGCTGTCGCCGCCAGTGATGATCGCCACCTTGCCAGCCAGCTTGCCGGCGGCGCGGTAATCGTCGGCCAGGTACACCGGCTCGGGATGCATGGCGTGCTCGACACCAGGCTGGCGCTCCTGATGCTGAGCGGGCAGTGTCTTGTCGTTCATCTTCACATCCTCCCTTCGGACAAGCGTTCAGACGGCCTGCAGACGTGGGCTGGCGGTCACCGGGTGGGTCTTGTGGCGATTCTCGAAGCAGAAGTTGGTGGCCTGTACATAGCCTTCGGCCGAACCGCAGTCGAAGCGGCGTCCCTTGAACTTGTACGCCAGCACGCAGCCCTGCTGGGCCTGCTTCATCAAGGCATCGGTGATCTGGATCTCGCCGCCCTTGCCTGGCTCGGTCTGTTCGATCAGCTCGAAGATGTCGGGAGTGAGGATGTAGCGGCCGATGATTGCCAGGTTCGACGGCGCATCCTCGGGGCTGGGTTTTTCCACCATCCGCTCGATACGGAAGATATCGTCACGCAGCGCTTCGCCGGCAATCACGCCGTAGCGCGAAACCTCCTCCATCGGCACTTCCTGAATGGCGACGATGGAGCAGCGGAACTGTTCATAGAGCTTGACCATCTGCGCCAGCACGCCGTCGCCTTCCAGGTTCAGGCACAGGTCATCGGCCAGGACCACGGCGAACGCCTCGTCGCCGATCAGCGAACGGCCAGTGAGGATGGCGTGGCCGAGGCCTTTCATCTCGATCTGGCGGGTGTAGGAGAAGGTGCACTGATCGATCAGGTGGCGCACGCCACTCAAGGATTTCTCCTTGCCGGTGTTGGAAATCTCGTGCTCCAGCTCGTAGCTGATGTCGAAGTGGTCTTCCAGCGAGCGCTTGCCGCGGCCGGTGACGATGGCGATTTCGTTAAGCCCGGCTTGCAGTGCTTCTTCGACGCCATACTGGATCAACGGGGTGTCGACTACCGGAAGCATTTCCTTGGGCATCGACTTGGTGGCGGGAAGAAAACGGGTGCCGTAACCGGCTGCGGGGAACAGGCATTTCTTGATCATGGTTTCTGTACCAGTTGAGTGACTCGGTACTAGAACCTGACCTGCCCAAAGCGTTTGCGGTTCAAGGTATTTCGCGCGTTGCCGTTACGTTGCCCGAATGGAGAAAGGAGGCCCTTAGAGGGCCTCCCCAAGGCTACGCAATCAATCAACTGCGCCCCCCACCGTGGCTGCTCTGGCCACCCTTGCGGCCTGCTTCGGAGGCTTTCTGGCGATCATTGGCGAAATTGCCGCCGCTGTTCTGGCCGCCCTTCTTGCCGGCTTCGGAAGCTTTCTGACGATCGTTGGCGAAGTTGCCTGGATTCTTGTTGCTCATGTCGCTTCTCCTCAGTGATGGGCAAAATTGCCCGTGCACTGTTTTGGAGAAAGTACCTTGCGCGGATGTTCAGGCTAATTCCCCGCCTCGCTCGGCAATCACTGACGAGCGGTCATGCTCATTTCTCTTCGGACCGCCGGATGATGGAGATCTTGCCGTTACGCTCGATGATCGCGTATCGAATCTGATCCAGCCGCTCCAGTCCATTCTCCCGCGCCGACTCCATGAGATCGTCCATCGTCAGGCGTGCCTTGTTCATGCGCCACTGCATCGGCACGCCGTCCTCGACGATGATGGTCGGCGAACCATCGAGCAGCCGCGCCAGCCAATCGTTGCGGCGTTTGAGCAGCGAAGCACCAACGTCCAGAGCGATCAGGGTCGCGATCACCAGAATCATGTTGGTGACGGAGAAGTCATCACCCAGCAGCGCCTGCTGAGTCGCCTCACCAATGATCAACAGCAGTACGAAATCGAAGGTAGTCAGCTGCGCCAGCGAGCGTCGGCCAGACAGCTTGAAAAGAATCAATAACGCCAGGTAGACGGCGCCGGCACGCAGTACCGCATCCATAATCGCCTCCTCAGGGGTAGATGAACTGATTCAGCTCGACCTGCTGGCCGGCTGCACGGAGTGTGGTGCGATAGGCGCCAATCCCGTCAGCCGTGAGGCGCAGGCTCACGGTGATACGCTCAGCCTCCGTGCTGAAGTCGAGAATCAAGCCACCCGCTCCATCGCTGGCACTGCGCATCGGCACGGGCTGGATCGACTCAATGGAAAAACCCTCCAGCAGTTCACCGGCAATATGTAGCCGCGGCGTGCCCTGAAGGCTCACCTTCAGCGGCGTTTGCGCACCGTTGCGGGCGAAACGCTGGTATTCGACCTGCAGTACATCCTGCGCCTCACCAGTCTGGACATGGCTGAGCGGCCCTTTGGAGAATAGCCCGGCCAGGGCCAAGGCCATGAGCAGCAGCAGGCCATACCAGCCCAGACGCTCTATTTGCCAGCCACGGATCTGCAGGGCCATGTTTTCCCGGACGGGAACGTTACGACTGCTTTGTTCAGGTAAGTGCATGTCGGTCTCCTCCTGAAACCTATGACCTGCCATCCATGGCAAACATTTCCTTGATGTCTCAACCAAGCCGGACGCGCGTTGCACACATCCCATCTGCCGGCATGACAGGCTGGGTCAACTGCATAACGGGAAGCACTACACGAAGGCGATAGCTTCAGCAGAAATGTTCAATGCCGGTCAAGCAGATGGAAACGCGGCAGACCCAGATGCCAGTGGATCGCCGCCAGGCGGGCCGCCAGTACCACGAACATCGCTGCGGCGGTATCCAGCCAGTGCGGCGTTCCCAGCATGCGCAGACCGATGAAGGTAAGCGCGCCGGCGATGCAGGCGGTGGCGTAGATTTCCTTCTGGAAGATCAGCGGGATCTCGTTGCACAGCACGTCGCGGATCACCCCGCCGACGACACCGGTCATAACCCCCATGATCACCGCGGTACTGATCGGCGTACCGTTCTGCAGCGCCAGCTCGGTGCCGTACACGGTGAACACCGCCAGACCGAAGGCATCGGCGACCAGCAGACCTTTCTCGTGAATTGGCCGGGTCATGCGTACCCAGGCCACGGTACCCAGCGCCGCCAGGGACGCGACGAGGATGTAGGTGTCGTCGCGAATCCAGCTCACCGGATGGTTGTCGAGAATCAGGTCGCGCAGCGTACCGCCACCCAGCGCGGTGACGATGGCCATCACCAGCACGCCGAACAGATCCATGGACTTGCGTCCCGCCATCAGTGCACCGGTGATGGCGAACACCGCTACGCCGAACAGGTCGGCGAAATAGAAAAGCTGTTCCATGCTGTCCTCAGCGGTTGACCGGCGTACGCAGGGTGACGAATTCCTCGGCAGCGCTCGGGTGCACGCCTATGGTCTCGTCGAAGATCTGCTTGGTTGCACCGGCCTTGAGCGCGATGGCCAGGCCCTGAACGATCTCGCCGGCCTCCGGGCCGACCATATGGCAGCCCAGCACGCGGTCGCTGTCGGCATCGACCACCAGCTTCATCAGGGTACGCTCCGGATTTTCGGTAAGGGTCAGCTTCATCGGGCGGAAGCGGCTTTCGAAGATCTTCACCTTGTGGCCGTCTTCGATGGCCTGCTCTTCGCTGAGGCCAACGGTGCCGATGTTCGGCAGGCTGAACACGGCGGTGGGGATCATGCGGTAGTCCAGCGGACGGTATTGCTCGGGTTTGAACAGTCGGCGTGCCACGGCCATGCCTTCGGCCAGCGCGACCGGAGTCAGTTGCACACGGCCGATCACGTCGCCGATGGCGAGAATCGACGGCGTGGCGGTCTGGAACAGATCATCGACTTCGATATAGCCGCGTTTGTCCAGCTTGACCTCGACATTCTCCAGGCCGAGGTTGTCCAGCATCGGTCGGCGTCCGGTGGCGTAGAACACGCAGTCGGCCTCCAGCACGCGGCCGTCCTTGAGCGTGGCAGCGAGGCTGCCGTCAGCCTTGCGTTCGATGCTGGCGATGTCGGCATTGAACTGCAGGTCCATGCCCTTCTTGCTCAGCTCGTCGCGCAGATGCTCACGCACCGCGCCGTCAAAGCCACGCAGGAACAGATCGCCGCGATACAGCAGCGAAGTCCGTGCGCCCAGGCCATGGAAGATCGAGGCGAACTCCACGGCGATATAGCCGCCGCCGACCACCAGTACACGCTTGGGCAGCTGCTTGAGGAAGAAGGCCTCGTTGGAGCTGATGGCGTACTCGCGACCGGGAATGTCCGGAATCTGCGGCCAGCCGCCGGTGGCGATGAGAATGCGCTCGGCGCTGTGGCGCTGGCCATTGACCTCGACGGTATGGCCATCGACGATGCGCGCATGGCCTTCGAACAGGCTGACGCCACTGTTGGTCAACAGATTGCGGTAGATGCCGTTGAGGCGCTCGATCTCGCGGTTCTTGTTGGCGATCAGCGTCGCCCAGTCGAAGCTCGCTTCGCCAAGCGACCAGCCGAAATCTGCAGCCTGCTCGAAGTCCTCGGCGAAATGCGCACCGTACACCAGCAGTTTCTTCGGTACGCAGCCGACGTTGACGCAGGTGCCGCCCAGATAGCGGCTCTCGGCGACCGCGACGCGGGCACCAAAGCCAGCGGCGAAGCGCGCCGCGCGTACGCCGCCGGAACCGGCGCCGATCACGAACAGATCGAAGTCGTAACTCATTTTGGGTATCTCCTTGGCAGATGGGGAGCATACCGTAAAGCCCAGCGCTAAGCTGAAAGCAGGAGGTTGATATGCGCCCTACCCTGACTCATCTGGCCCTGCACGTCCCCGATCTCGATGCCTGTATCGCTTTCTACACGCGATTCTGCGGCATGCAGGTGATCCACGAGCGCCCCGGCAAGGGCACACGTATCGTCTGGATGGCCGAACCGGGCAAGGAGCACCAGTTCATCTTCGTCATCATGCCTGGCGGTCAGGATCGCAACCTGGCGGCCAATGACTACAGTCACTTCGGTTTTGCCCTGAGCAGCCGCGAGGAGGTCGACCGTATCGCTGCACTGGCCGAGCGCGAGGGTTGCCTGATCTGGGCGCCACGCGATGAGCCCTACCCGGTGGGCTATTACTGTGGCCTGCGCGACCCTGCCGGCAACTACGTGGAATTCAGCTACGGCCAGCCACTCGGGCCCGGTTCGGAGCAGATGCCAGTCCCTAGGTACGGCCAGTGATTCGAGCACAACAGTTTCGCGGACAAGTCCGCGAAAAAACATTCGGTCCGGTAAAGCAATGAAGAACACCGCGATCATGCAAGACAATCGCGGCGTTTTCTCAACTGACGACCTTACCCCGAGTGCTGACCTGACGGCGAATCAGAACGCCTTGCCGGTCTTGTACAGATTCTCGAAGCAGAAATTGGTCGCGTCGATGTAACCCTCGGCGCTGCCGCAGTCGAAGCGCTGCCCCTTGAACTTGTACGCCATCACGCAGCCCTGCTGGGCCTGGCGCATCAGCGCGTCGGTGATCTGGATCTCGCCCCCCTTGCCCGGCGGCGTGCTGCGGATCAGATCGAAGATGTCCGGAGTAAGGATATAGCGGCCGATGATCGCCAGGTTCGACGGCGCGTCCTCGGGCTTGGGCTTCTCTACCATGTTGCTGACGCGGTAGATGTCCTCGCGGATCATCTCGCCGGCGATCACGCCGTACTTGGAAGTCTCATCCCGCGGTACTTCCTGGATCGCGACGATGGAGCAGCGGAACTGGTTGTACAGCTTGACCATCTGCGCCAGTACGCTGTCGCCTTCGAGGTTCAGGCACAGGTCGTCGGCCAGGACCACGGCGAAGGGCTCGTCACCGATCAGCGGCTGACCGCAGAGGATGGCGTGGCCCAGGCCTTTCATCTCGACCTGACGGGTGTAGGAGAAGCTGCACTCGTCGATCAGGCGGCGGATGCCAACCAGATACTTTTCCTTGTCGGTGCCCTTGATCTGATGCTCGAGCTCATAGCTCACGTCGAAATGGTCTTCCAGTGCGCGCTTGCCACGGCCGGTGACGATGGAAATCTGGTTGAGACCAGCCTCCAGCGCCTCCTCGACGCCATACTGGATCAGTGGCTTGTTCACCACCGGAAGCATTTCCTTGGGCATCGCCTTGGTCGCTGGCAAAAAACGGGTGCCGTAACCGGCAGCGGGGAACAGGCATTTCTTGATCATGTGATTCCCAGATTAAGGGGTGATTGGAAAACGCGGCCAGTCTATCAAGCCGCACCAGCCATACAACCGCGGACATGTCGATGTCCCGGGCTCTTTTGTTCTCTCCCATCCATATATAGCTGCATCGCCACAGTTTCCAGGGATGCTGCAATCGCCAACAACGCCGCTGGCAGTTAGAGGCAAGCGCCGGCCATATCGCCTGACTGGCGTTGGCGCAGAGCCGCTTGTATCTTCGACAGCCAGCATTGGAAACCCGACTATAAGGAACCCGTCATGCGCGCACTGGCTATCGCCGCCCTCGCCTGTTCTGCCGCCACCGTCTTCGCCGCTACCCCGACGCCGCCTTCGCAGGCGCAGATCGCCGCCTGGTCGCCGGCAGAAATCAACGAAATGGGGCCGAGCATCGACAGATTGCTGCCTGTCACGCTCAGGAGTGGTGAGCAGGCCTATCTCGCGTCCGTGTCCTACGAGAATGCCGGGCGCAATTTCTGGGCCGGCTACCTGCTGGTGCGCCCGCAGATCGGCGAGGCGCGACCATTGGATGAATTCGGCGGGCAGTACAACCAGATCCGCACCCTGGACGAATACAGCGCCAGCCACTCCGCGGTGATCATCGGCGGCGCGGGCTCGGGTCAGGGCACGGTGGAGAGCAGCTATTCGCTGGTGGTGTTCGATGGCTGGTCGGCGAACACGCTGTACAGCGCCAGCGAGTCCGACAATTCGGGCAACTGTGGCGCCGATGTGGAGCGTTACTGCACCGGCAACAGGGTATTCATCAATGTCTTCGAGGGCGACGCCAACAGCAAGCGTGTCGGCTTGCTGGTCAGCAATCTCAAGTACTCTTCGCCGGACATCGAAACCACGCCCTATCAGTACAGCCATGAGTCGGAAATCCTGTTCCTGGACAACCCCAACCGGTAATCGCCGCCCGGGGCGCCACGGCGCCCCGCACTGACCGCAGGTCAAACAGTAGAAACTTCCGACGCCGCCTCACGTCCACCCTAATCAGCGGTCATGACATCGGTAGCCGCCTGGTTGCCGCAGCCTCGTCTGGCCGAAACTCGATCTAGCGGAGGGTGCAGATGACCACGACAGTCGGAGATTTCATCGTCGAGCGGCTTTACCAGTGGGGCGTGCGGCGCATCTATGGGTATCCCGGAGACGGCATCAACGGCGTGTTCGGTGCGCTCAGCCGGGCCAATGGAAGGATCCGCTTCATCCAGGCCCGGCATGAAGAGATGGCTGCCTTCATGGCTGCGGCAGATGCGAAATTCTCCGGCGGGCTGGGCGTCTGCATCGCCACCTCGGGCCCTGGCGCGACCCACTTGCTGACCGGCCTCTACGATGCGCGCATGGACCATATGCCAGTGCTGGCGATCACCGGTCAGCAGGAGCGCACCGCGCTCGGCGGACATTACCAGCAGGAGCTGGACCTGGTCTCGGTGTTCAAGGACGTCGCCGGCGCCTTCGTGCAGCAGGCCAGCGCACCGGCGCAGGTGCGTCATCTGATCGACCGCGCCATCCGCACCGCCGTTGGTGAGCGCCGGGTGACCGCCATCACCCTGCCCAACGATCTGCAGGAGGCCGAGTACGCCGAGCCGCCGCACAAGCATGGCACCCTGCACAGCGGCATCGGTTACAGCCGCCCGCGCATCGTGCCCTATGAAGCGGATCTGCAG
The sequence above is drawn from the Pseudomonas sp. Z8(2022) genome and encodes:
- the galU gene encoding UTP--glucose-1-phosphate uridylyltransferase GalU, encoding MIKKCLFPAAGYGTRFLPATKAMPKEMLPVVNKPLIQYGVEEALEAGLNQISIVTGRGKRALEDHFDVSYELEHQIKGTDKEKYLVGIRRLIDECSFSYTRQVEMKGLGHAILCGQPLIGDEPFAVVLADDLCLNLEGDSVLAQMVKLYNQFRCSIVAIQEVPRDETSKYGVIAGEMIREDIYRVSNMVEKPKPEDAPSNLAIIGRYILTPDIFDLIRSTPPGKGGEIQITDALMRQAQQGCVMAYKFKGQRFDCGSAEGYIDATNFCFENLYKTGKAF
- a CDS encoding hemerythrin domain-containing protein, translating into MNAIELLKKDHDTVKDLLSKLEETTERAVQTRKKLLARIEQELKIHTELEEQIFYPAFRQAGNKDEAVLTTEAKEEHRAVEALVLPDIKETPPSALEFAGRVKVLKELLEHHIEEEERDMFPQARKLLSKQQLQELGESMEVLRKYLKSSVEAKAA
- a CDS encoding SDR family oxidoreductase, with the translated sequence MNDKTLPAQHQERQPGVEHAMHPEPVYLADDYRAAGKLAGKVAIITGGDSGIGRAVAVHYALEGANVALVYLNEDQDAQKTLDEVKRHGGEAIALAGDVGDGSFCQCVVDAVIAKWGRIDILVNNAGEQHPERDLEALDEAQWEQTFRTNIFAMFHLTKAVLQHLQPGSSIINTSSVTAYKGNPMLLDYSSTKGAITSFTRSLSINLAPRGIRVNGVAPGPIWTPLIPSTFSAEKVSEFGADTPLGRPGQPSEVAPAFVYLASNDASYVTGQMLHVNGGSVVNG
- a CDS encoding trimeric intracellular cation channel family protein, encoding MEQLFYFADLFGVAVFAITGALMAGRKSMDLFGVLVMAIVTALGGGTLRDLILDNHPVSWIRDDTYILVASLAALGTVAWVRMTRPIHEKGLLVADAFGLAVFTVYGTELALQNGTPISTAVIMGVMTGVVGGVIRDVLCNEIPLIFQKEIYATACIAGALTFIGLRMLGTPHWLDTAAAMFVVLAARLAAIHWHLGLPRFHLLDRH
- a CDS encoding general stress protein — encoded protein: MATNKNPGNFANDRQRASEAGRKGGHNSGGNFANDRQRASEAGRKGGQKSHGARDS
- a CDS encoding class I SAM-dependent methyltransferase, whose amino-acid sequence is MREHTYDAPQTLALLRLGSLLRARGYHFVTPTPLTHERVNQRADNAMANDLRDVFGWSRPFADGTLDEEIVAAMREAQVLQSHALGWISQVRFSSLGDELYVHSRFPTEESDAVFFGPDTYRFTRWLREYLKHADQPLRRIADIGCGAGPGAITAAQLRPGAEVIALDINPRALAMTAVNARQAGIDNLRVQRSDLLRDVPGQFDLIIANPPYMLDPQQRTYRHGGGSHGAGLSLAIFDAAMERLAPGGTLLLYTGVAIFDGEDPFLNAIRLSLRDTGWDWDYQEIDPDVFGEELQKTEYAQAERIACVALRLTYQASSQG
- a CDS encoding DUF421 domain-containing protein: MDAVLRAGAVYLALLILFKLSGRRSLAQLTTFDFVLLLIIGEATQQALLGDDFSVTNMILVIATLIALDVGASLLKRRNDWLARLLDGSPTIIVEDGVPMQWRMNKARLTMDDLMESARENGLERLDQIRYAIIERNGKISIIRRSEEK
- the gorA gene encoding glutathione-disulfide reductase, which produces MSYDFDLFVIGAGSGGVRAARFAAGFGARVAVAESRYLGGTCVNVGCVPKKLLVYGAHFAEDFEQAADFGWSLGEASFDWATLIANKNREIERLNGIYRNLLTNSGVSLFEGHARIVDGHTVEVNGQRHSAERILIATGGWPQIPDIPGREYAISSNEAFFLKQLPKRVLVVGGGYIAVEFASIFHGLGARTSLLYRGDLFLRGFDGAVREHLRDELSKKGMDLQFNADIASIERKADGSLAATLKDGRVLEADCVFYATGRRPMLDNLGLENVEVKLDKRGYIEVDDLFQTATPSILAIGDVIGRVQLTPVALAEGMAVARRLFKPEQYRPLDYRMIPTAVFSLPNIGTVGLSEEQAIEDGHKVKIFESRFRPMKLTLTENPERTLMKLVVDADSDRVLGCHMVGPEAGEIVQGLAIALKAGATKQIFDETIGVHPSAAEEFVTLRTPVNR
- a CDS encoding VOC family protein, translated to MRPTLTHLALHVPDLDACIAFYTRFCGMQVIHERPGKGTRIVWMAEPGKEHQFIFVIMPGGQDRNLAANDYSHFGFALSSREEVDRIAALAEREGCLIWAPRDEPYPVGYYCGLRDPAGNYVEFSYGQPLGPGSEQMPVPRYGQ
- a CDS encoding general stress protein, yielding MSNKNPGNFANDRQKASEAGKKGGQNSGGNFANDRQKASEAGRKGGQSSHGGGRS
- the galU gene encoding UTP--glucose-1-phosphate uridylyltransferase GalU, whose translation is MIKKCLFPAAGYGTRFLPATKSMPKEMLPVVDTPLIQYGVEEALQAGLNEIAIVTGRGKRSLEDHFDISYELEHEISNTGKEKSLSGVRHLIDQCTFSYTRQIEMKGLGHAILTGRSLIGDEAFAVVLADDLCLNLEGDGVLAQMVKLYEQFRCSIVAIQEVPMEEVSRYGVIAGEALRDDIFRIERMVEKPSPEDAPSNLAIIGRYILTPDIFELIEQTEPGKGGEIQITDALMKQAQQGCVLAYKFKGRRFDCGSAEGYVQATNFCFENRHKTHPVTASPRLQAV